The Ptychodera flava strain L36383 chromosome 18, AS_Pfla_20210202, whole genome shotgun sequence sequence TTATCCGTCTCTAAATCGGCTTTCGGAGTGGATGAAGATTTCCTAACAGAGGATGTAAGTGGAAGGTCCGCTGCACTTGTTGTGCTTCGATCCGAGTCAATTGTTGCTAGTGTCGACTCTTTTCCTGATCGGTCTGCAAatatacagatgaatatttttaattgtgtgaTCTAAATCTAAGTGTCAGTAGATTTTCTTTATCATTGACAAAGACGTTTTGTCCTTATAATTGTTATTGCATTGTCcatatttgtttcttttcaatatcaacaatctacatatttgcaatcaaaGAGTTTGACAATAATAGAATTTAGCGTTCGTAGGGTTCCTTGCATCGTGTTTCTtgatttaatattaaaatatcaggAATATTGTGCATCAGGTTAGCGTTACAAATTTCTAGACACTTTTTTGTGAGTGAGTTGTTTCTTGCTATCTAGATGTCTTTCCGATTAGAACGGAGAACAAAGTTTTGTTTTccttataattatattacatatttggtatatatCAACGCCATGTTGACATTCTAATCATTCTCCATCTTTTAGCTCATTTGTAAATTGGTTATTGGATATTCATAAGcaacaaaatagcaaaatatgCAACGTGCACATCAATTGCATAACATATTTATGCGTGGTGTGTGTTCATATAATATTAGAATATCTGGGATATTAGCCTACAAATAACATACCAGTGCGAGCAGAAGTAGTTTGTGGTATTCCGGAGGTTTTTCCCACTGGATCAGGTGATGATCTTTGGGAAATAGAGACAAGCGTCACACCTGACAAAGGTGTCGTGGATGTCGTAGAAGTGTGAATTGCCTTGGACAAGTCTGTGATGTCTATGGCCTTTGCGTGTGTAGATACAGGCGTTTCCTTTGTGTAGGATGACGCTTGTGTTTTATCCGTCTCTAAATCGGCTTTCGGCGTGGAGGAAGATTTCTCGACAGAGGATGTAATAAGATGTTCCGCTGCGCCTGTTGTGCTTCGATCTGAGTCAATTGTTGCTGGTGTCGACTCTTTTCCTGATCGATCTGCAAATATTAAAAaggatatttttaattgtgttgatTTAAATCTAAATCTCTGTAGATTTCTTTTTTTCGACAAACACAGTTTGTCCATATAATTTAttgcatatttgatattttgatgctTTTGAATATcaacaatataaatatttgcaatgaaGATTCATATGACATTGAATTTAGCATTGTTAGTGTTTTTGTATCGTGTTTCTTAAGTTAATAATAAAATATCTGGAAAATTATGTGTGAAGTAAGCGTATAAAAATATCGAGACACTTTTTCGTACCAGTGTGTGAGTGAGCTGTTTCTTGTTTTCCAGATGTCTTTCTGACTGAAACAGAGAGAGCAAAAATTTGTCGTacttataattatattacatTTCGGTACATTTCTCTCATGTGTAAATTGgtaaatatatattcctaagtaacaaaacacacaaaatatgCAACGCAAACATCAATTACATTACATGTTTGTGCGTGTTGTTTGTTACAGCAATATTAAAGCATGTCCAATATTAGCCTTAAAATAACTTACCAGTGAGAGCAGAAGTAGTTTGTGGTATTCTGGATGTTTTTCCCACTGGAACAGGTGATGATCTTTGGGTAGCAGAGACAGGCGTCACATCTGACAAAGGTGCCGTCGATGTCTGGGAAGTGTGAATTCCTTGGGACAAGTCTGTGATGTCTGTGGCCTTTGCGGGTGTAGATATAGGCGTTTCCTTTGTGTAGGTTGATGGTTGTCTTTTATCCGTCTCTAAATCGGTTTTCGGCGTGGATGAAGATTTCCCAACAGAGGATGTCATTGGATGGTCCGCTGCGCTTGTTGTGCTTCGATCCGAGTCAATTGTTGCTGGTGTCGACTCTTTACCTGATCGGTCTGCAAatatacagatgaatatttttaattgtttgaccaaaatctAAGTCTCAGTAGATTTTCTATATTATCGACAAAGACGTTTTGTCCATATAATTGTTATTGCATTGTCCATATTTGTCTCTTTTCAATATCAACAATCtacatatttgcaatcaaaGAGTTTGACAGTAATAGAATTTAGCGTTGGTAGGGTTTCTTGCATCGTGTTTCTTGAGTTAATATTAAAATCAGGAATATTGTGCATCAGGTTAGCGTTACAAATATCAAGACAATTTTTCGTTCCAGTTTGTGAGTGAGTTGTTTTTTGCTATCTAGATGTCTTTCCGATTAGAACAGAGAACAAAGTTTTGTTTTCcgtatatattatattacatttttggtatatattcaACACCATGTTGAAATTCTAATCATTCTCCATCTTTTATCTCATTTGTAAATTGGTAATTGGATATTCATAAgcaacaaaatacacaaaatatgcaaCGTGCACATCAATTGCATAACATATTTATGAATGGTGTTTATTCAAACTTCACATAATATTAGAATATCTGGAATATTAGGCTACAaataacataccagtgtgatcaGAAGTAGTTTCTGGCATCCGGAGGTTTTCCATCTGGAACAGGTGATGATCTTAGGGAAGTAGATAGAGGTGTCACACCTGACAAAGGTGCCGACGATGTCTGTGAAGTGTGAATTCCTTGGGACAAATCTGTAATGTCTTTGGCCTTTGCGGGTGTAGATACAGGCGTTTCCTTTGTGTAGGATAACGGAAGTGTTTTATCCGTCTCTAAATCGGCTTTCGGCGTGGATGAAGATTTCCCGACAGATGATGTAATTGGATGGTCCGCTGCGCTTGTTGTGCTTCGATCCGAGTCAATTGTTGCTGGTGTCGACTCTTTTCCTGATCGATCTGCAATATAAagatgaatatattttttaattgtttGATCTAAATCTAAGTCTCTGTAGATTTTCTTTATTATTGACAAAGACGTTTTGTCCTTAAAATTGTTATTGCATTGTCCATATTTTGTTCTTTAGAATATCAACAATCTACATATTGTAATCAAGAGTTTGTGATAATAGAATTTAGCGACGGTAGGGCTTCTTGCATCGTGTTTCTTGagttaatattaaaatatctttttggTACCAATGAATGGATGAGCTTTTTCTTGCTTTCTAGATGTCTTTCCGATTGAaaacacagaacaaaattttgttATCCTTATAATTGTATTacatttttggtatattttctAGTGATGTTGAAGATCTAATCATTCAGCATCTCTTTTCTCTCATGTGTAAATTGGTAAATCTATATTCCTAAgcaacaaaatacacaaaatatgcaaCGCAAACATCAATTACATcacatgtttgtgtgtgttttttgttcCCGTAATATTAAAGCATGTCGAATATTAGCCTTAATATAACTTACCGGTAAGAGCAGAAGTAGGTTGTGGTATTCCGGATGTTTTTTCCACTGGAACAGGTGATCTTTGGGTAGCAGAGACAAGCGTAACACCTGACAAAGGTGCCGTCGATGTCGGAGAAGTGTTAATTCCTTGGGACGAATCTGTGATGTCTGTGGCCTTTGCGGGTTTAGATATAGGTGTTTCCTTTGTGTAGGATGACGGTTGTGTTTTATCCGTCTCTAAATTGGCTTTCGGCGTGGATGAAGATTTCCCGACAGAGGATGTAATTGGATGGTCCGCTGCGCTTGTTGTGCTTCGATCTGAGTCAATTGTTGCTGGTGTCGACTCTTTTCCTGATCGatctacaaatattaaaaaggatatttttaattgtgttgatCTAAATCTCAGTAGATTTTCTTTTTTCGACAAACAACATTTTGTCCATATAATTTATTGCATATTCGATATTTTGATGCTTTTTAATATcaacaatataaatatttgcaatgaaGATTCATATGACATTCAATTAAGCATTGTTAGTGTTTCTTGCATCGTGTTTCTTGagttaatattaaaatatctgGAAAATTATGTGTGAAGTAAGCgtatgaaaatttcaagaacACTTTTTCATACCAGTGTGTGAGTGAGCTGTTTCTTGCTTTGTAGATGTCTTTCCGACTGGAACAGAGAGAACAAAAATATGTCGTACTTATAATTATATGACATTTCGGTATATTTCTCTCGTGTGTAAGTTGGTAAGTGCATATTCATAAGcgacaaaatacacaaaatatgcaatgtacACATCAATTACATTACATATTTATGCATGGTGTTTGTTCACCTTATATAAAATATCTGGAATATTAGGCTACAAATAACATACTAGTGCGAAAAGAAGTAGTTTCTGGCATTCCGGAGGTTTTTCCATCTGGAACAGGTGATGATCTTTGGGAAGTAGATACTGGCGTCACACCTGACAAAGGTGTCGTCGATGTCTTGGAAGTGTGAATTCCTTGGGACAAATCTGTGATGTCTGTGGCCTTTGCGGGTGTAGTTACAGGCGTTTCCTTTGTGTAGGATAACGGTTGTGATTTATCCGTCTCTAAATCGGCTTTCGACGTGGATGAAGATTCCCAACAGATGATGTAATTGGATGGTCCGCTGCGCTTGTTGTGCTTCGATCCGAGTCAATTGTTGCTGGTGTCGACTCTTTTCCTGATCGATCTGCAAATATTAAAAAGGATATTTTTGATTGTGTTGATCTAAATCTAAATCTCTGTAGATTTTCTTTATTATCGACAAAGACGTTGTCTCCTTAAAATTGTTTTTGCATTGGCCatattttgttgcttttgaatATCAACAATCtacatatttgaaatcaaagagTTTGGTGATAATAGAATTTAGCGTTGGTAGGGTTTCTTGCATCGTGTTTCTTGAGTTAATATTAAATATCAAGAATATTTTGCATCAGGTTAGCGTTACAAATATCAAGACACTTTTTCGTACCAGTTTGTACGTGAGCTGTTTCTTGCTATCTAGATGTCTTTCCGATTAGAACGGAGAACAAAGTTTTGTTTTccttataattatattacatatttggtatatatTCAACGCCATGTTGACATTCTAATCATTCTCCATCTTTTATTTATCTCATTTGTAAATTGGTTATTGGATATTCATAAGcaacaaaatagcaaaatatgCAACGTGCACATCAATTGCATAACATATTTATGCGTGGTGTGTGTTCATATAATATTAGAATATCCGGGATATTAGCCTACAAATAACATACCAGTGCGAGCAGAAGTAGTTTGTGGTATTCCGGAGGTTTTTCCCACTGGATCAGGTGATGATCTTGGGAAATAGAGACAAGCGTCACACCTGACAAAGGTGTCGTGGATGTCGTAGAAGTGTGAATTGCCTTGGACAAGTCTGTGATGTCTATGGCCTTTGCGGGTGTAGATACAGGCGTTTCCTTTGTGTGGATGACGCTTGTGTTTTATCCGTCTCTAAATCGGCTTTCGGCGTGGAGGAAGATTTCTCGACAGAGGATGTAATAAGATGTTCCGCTGCGCCTGTTGTGCTTCGATCTGAGTCATTGTTGCTGGTGTCGACTCTTTTCCTGATCGATCTGCAAATATTAAAAaggatatttttaattgtgttgatTTAAATCTAAATCTCtgtagattttctttttttcgacAAACACAGTTTGTCCATATAATTTAttgcatatttgatattttgatgctTTTGAATATcaacaatataaatatttgcaatgaaGATTCATATGACATTGAATTTAGCATTGTTAGTGTTTTTGTATCGTGTTTCTTGagttaatattaaaatatctgGAAATTATGTGTGAAGTAAGCGTATAAAAATATCGAGACACTTTTTCGTACCAGTGTGTGAGTGAGCTGTTTCTTGTTTTCCAGATGTCTTTCTGACTGAAACAGAGAGAGCAAAAATTTGTCGTacttataattatattacatTTCGGTACATTTCTCTCATGTGTAAATTggaaatatatattcctaagtaacaaaacacacaaaatatgCAACGCAAACATCAATTACATTACATGTTTGTGCGTGTTGTTTGTTACAGCAATATTAAAGCATGTCCAATATTAGCCTTAAAAATAACTTACCAGTGAGAGCAGAAGTAGTTTGTGGTATTCTGGATGTTTTCCCACTGGAACAGGTGATGATCTTTGGGTAGCAGAGACAGGCGTCACATCTGACAAAGGTGCCGTCGATGTCTGGGAAGTGTGAATTCCTTGGGACAAGTCTGTGATGTCTGTGGCCTTCGCGGGTGTAGATATAGGCGTTTCCTTTGTGTAGGTTGATGGTTGTCTTTTATCCGTCTCTAAATCGGTTTTCGGCGTGGATGAAGATTTCCCAACAGAGGATGTCATTGGATGGTCCGCTGCGCTTGTTGTGCTTCGATCCGAGTCAATTGTTGCTGGTGTCGACTCTTTACCTGATCGGTGTGCAAATATAaagatgaatatttttaattgtttgaccaaaatctAAGTCTCAGTAGATTTTCTATATTATCGACAAAGACGTTTTGTCTATATAATTGTTATTGCATTGTCCATATTTGTCTCTTTTCAATATCAACAATCtacatatttgcaatcaaaGAGTTTGACAGTAATAGAATTTAGCGTTGGTAGGGTTTCTTGCATCGTGTTTCTTGagttaatattaaaatatcaggAATATTGTGCATCAGGTTAGCGTTACAAATATCAAGACACTTTTTCGTACCAGTTTGTGAGTGAGTTGTTTTTTGCTATCTAGATGTCTTTCCGATTAGAACAGAGAACAAAGTTTTGTTTTccttataattatattacatttttggtatatattcaACACCATGTTGAAATTCTAATCATTCTCCATCTTTTATCTCATTTGTAAATTGGTAATTGGATATTCATAAgcaacaaaatacacaaaatatgcaaCGTGCACATCAATTGCATAACATATTTATGAATGGGTTTGTTCAAACTTCACATAATATTAGAATATCTGGAATATTAGCCTACAaataacataccagtgtgatcaGAAGTAGTTTCTGGCATTCCGGAGGTTTTTCCATCTGGAACAGGTGATGATCTTAGGGAAGTAGATACAGGTGTCACACCTGACAAAGGTGCCGACGATGTCTGGGAAGTGTGAATTCCTTGGGACAAATCTGTGATGTCTTTGGCCTTTGCGGGTGTAGATACAGGCGTTTCCTTTGTGTAGGATAACGGAAGTGTTTTATCCGTCTCTAAATCGGCTTTCGGCGTGGATGAAGATTTCTCGACAGATGATGTAATGGATGGTTCGCTGCGCTTGTTGTGCTTCGATCCGAGTCAATTGTTGCTGGTGTCGACTCTTTTCCTGATCGATCTGCAAATATAAagatgaatatattttttaattgtttGATCTAAATCTAAGTCTCTGTAGATTTCTTTATTATTGACAAAGACGTTTTGTCCTTAAATTGTTATTGCATTGTCCATATTTTGTTTCTTAGAATATCAACAATCTACATATTTGTAATCAAGAGTTTGGTGATAATAGAATTTAGCGACGGTAGGGCTTCTTGCATCGTGTTTCTTGagttaatattaaaatatctgGAATATATTGTATCAGGTCAGCGTAAAAAATGTCAAGACTCTTTTCGTACCAATGAATGGATGAGCTTTTTCTTGCTTTCTAGATGTCTTTCCGATTGaaacacagaacaaaattttgttATCCTTATAATTGTATTacatttttggtatattttctAGTGATGTTGAAGATCTAATCATTCAGCATCTCTTTTCTCTCATGTGTAAATTGGTAAATCTATATTCCTAAgcaacaaaatacacaaatatgcaaCGCAAACATCAATTACATCACATGTTTGTGCGTGTTTTTTGTTCCCGTAATATTAAAGCATGTCGAATATTAGCCTTAATATAACTTACGGTAAGAGCAGAAGTAGGTTGTGGTATTCCGGATGTTTTTTCCACTGGAACAGGTGATCTTTGGGTAGCAGAGACAAGCGTAACACCTGACAAAGGTGCCGTCGATGTCGGAGAAGTGTTAATTCCTTGGGACGAATCTGTGATGTCTGTGGCCTTTGCGGGTTTAGATATAGGTGTTTCCTTTGTGTAGGATGACGGTTGTGTTTTATCCGTCTCTAAATCGGCTTTCGGCGTGGATGAAGATTTCCCGACAGAGGATGTAATTGGATGGTCCGCTGCGCTTGTTGTGCTTCGATCTGAGTCAATTGTTGCTGGTGTCGACTCTTTTCCTGATCGatctacaaatattaaaaaggatatttttaattgtgttgatCTAAATCTCagtagattttctttttttcgacAAACAACATTTTGTCCATATAATTTATTGCATATTCGATATTTTGATGCTTTTTAATATcaacaatataaatatttgcaatgaaGATTCATATGACATTCAATTAAGCATTGTTAGTGTTTCTTGCATCGTGTTTCTTGagttaatattaaaatatctgGAAAATTATGTGTGAAGTAAGCGTATAAAAATATCAAGACACTTTTTCGTACTAGTGTGTGAGTGAGCTGTTTCTTGCTTTGTAGATGTCTTTCTGATGCTGACTGGAACAGAGAGAACAAAAATATGTCGTACTTATAATTATATGACATTTCGGTATATTTCTCTCGTGTGTAAGTTGGTAAGTGCATATTCATAAGcgacaaaatacacaaaatatgcaatgtacACATCAATTACATTACATATTTATGCATGGTGTTTGTTCGCCTTATATTAAAATATCTGG is a genomic window containing:
- the LOC139117654 gene encoding uncharacterized protein, producing the protein MPETTSDHTGKESTPATIDSDRSTTSAADHPMTSSVGKSSSTPKTDLETDKRQPSTYTKETPISTPAKATDITDLSQGIHTSQTSTAPLSDVTPVSATQRSSPVPVGKHPEYHKLLLLSLETPVSTPAKAIDITDLSKAIHTSTTSTTPLSGVTLVSISQDHHLIQWEKPPEYHKLLLLALETPVTTPAKATDITDLSQGIHTSKTSTTPLSGVTPVSTSQRSSPVPDGKTSGMPETTSFRTNRSGKESTPATIDSDRSTTSAADHPITSSVGKSSSTPKANLETDKTQPSSYTKETPISKPAKATDITDSSQGINTSPTSTAPLSGVTLVSATQRSPVPVEKTSGIPQPTSALTDRSGKESTPATIDSDRSTTSAADHPITSSVGKSSSTPKADLETDKTLPLSYTKETPVSTPAKAKDITDLSQGIHTSQTSSAPLSDRSGKESTPATIDSDRSTTSAADHPMTSSVGKSSSTPKTDLETDKRQPSTYTKETPISTPAKATDITDLSQGIHTSQTSTAPLSDVTPVSATQRSSPVPVGKTSRIPQTTSALTGKLF